GTCATGGTCGCCTTCTACCCGTCCCGGCCGCCGGGGGTCAAACCGGGAGCGGGGGCTAGGGTCGCTGGCGGCGACCCCGGCCCGTGGGGCTCGTGGGACCAGAGTGACGGGTGGGACGGGACGTCGTACCCGCCGGTCTCGGGCCCGCGGGCCCGGATGGGACCGATCGGACCAGACCGGGGTGGATCGGGGCGGCCGCCGCTGCCGATCTCGCCCCGGTCAATAGCAGACTTCCGCTTGACTGCGGGCGTACGACATGCTTGTAATTCTCACGGTGTCATTCCTTGTGGCGAGGGTTCAGGCACCACTCACAGGAGGGGATCCGTCAGGGTCACCCGGGTCGAAGGGGAGTGCCGTGCGAGAACTGTTCCTGGTCGAGGAGACCGAGACCGACGAGCTCAGCTGGCAGGAGCGAGCGCTGTGCGCTCAGACCGATCCGGAGGCGTTCTTCCCCGAGAAGGGCGGCTCCACGCGCGAGGCCAAGCGGGTGTGCCTCACGTGCGAGGTGCGCAACGACTGCCTCGAGTACGCCCTCGGCAACGACGAGCGCTTCGGCATCTGGGGCGGCATGTCCGAGCGCGAGCGCCGCAAGCTCAAGCGCCGCGCGGTCTGACCCCCGGCTCAGTCGGCTCAGTCGGCTCAGCCGTCTCAGTCGTCGTCGGGGTCGTCGTACCTCGGGTCGACCTCGTGCGGGCTCCGCCCGAGGAGCTCGGCGACCTGCTCGACGACGACGGTGAGCACCAGGGCGGCCAGGTCCTCCGGCGTGGCCGCCCGCAGCTCGATCGGCCGACGGAAGACCACCAGCCGGACCGTGTCGCCTCGGCGCACCACCGAGGCCAGGGGCACGGTCGACTCGTCCCAGCCCTCCGGCAGGACCGGCGCCTCCTCCACCGCGAGCTCGAGGCTGCCGAGGTCCTCGGGCCACCGCTCCTCCAGCGCCTCGACGACCTCGAGGACCTGGGAGTCGAAGCGGTCCCGCCGCGAGGGGCGTCGCGGACCTCCTCGTGGGGTCAACGGTCCGGGCAGCACCGCCGGTCCCCGCATCCCGCGTCCCCGCCGGTCGCGCCCGCTGCCGCGCCGGGGCCTCGCCCCGTCCACGCGGCCCGACTCCTCACGACCATCTGGACTCACGCCCGCGAGCCTATCCACGACGCGCCGAACCTCCGGGTAGCGTCGGCGTCGTGAGTCCCGTCCGCCGCTGTTCGCGCACCGCCTGCCGGCGTCCGGCGGTCGCCACCCTCACCTACGTCTACGGCGACCAGACCGCCGTCCTCGGCCCGCTGGCGACCTACGCCGAGCCGCACGCCTACGACCTGTGCGACGAGCACAGCGACCGGCTCTCCGCCCCGCGCGGGTGGGAGGTGCTGCGGCTCGCGCCGGACCCCGACGCCCTCGGCCCCAGCACCGACGACCTGCTCGCGCTGGCCGACGCGGTCCGCGAGGCGGCGCGTCCGGTGCGGCCCGTCGAGCCGCCGGCTCCGCCCTCGGAGATCGGCCGTCGCGGCCACCTCCAGGTGCTGCGCGGCGAGCGCGGCGGTGAGCGGGACTCCGGCGGGCACAGCTCCAGCGGACAGCAGTAGGTTGAGCCGCGTGAGCGGCACCCGACCGACGACCGACCCGGCCAACCTGGACCAGGTCATCAAGGCCTACGACGTGCGCGGCACGGTCCCCGACCAGGTCGACGAGGAGCTGGCGCGCTCGGTCGGCCGGGCCTTCGTCGAGGTGACCGGGGCGGCGACGACGGGCGTGGTCGTGGGGCACGACATGCGTCCCTCGAGCCCGGGGCTCGCGCAGGCGTTCGCCGAGGGCGCCTCCCACGCCGGGGCCGACGTCACCATGATCGGGCTCGCCTCGACCGACCAGCTCTACTTCGCCTCGGGGCACCTCGGGCTGCCCGGGGCGATGTTCACCGCGAGCCACAACCCCGCGCAGTACAACGGCATCAAGCTGTGCCGCGCCGGTGCGGCTCCCGTCGGACGCGACACCGGACTGGCCCGGGTCCGCGACCTCGTCGCCGCCGGCGAGGCGCCACCCGGCGCGACCCCGGGCCGCGTCGAGCAGCGCGACGTGCTCGAGGACTACGCCGCCCACCTGCGCAGCCTCGCGCCGGTCACCGGGCGCCGCCTGCGGGTGGTCGTCGACGCCGGCAACGGCATGGCCGGTCACACCGCGCCGGCGGTGCTCGGCCCGCTCGACCTCCACGTCGTGGAGCTCTACTACGAGCTCGACGGCACCTTCCCCCACCACGAGGCCAACCCGATCGAGCCGGACAACCTGCGCGACCTCCAGGCCGCCGTCCTGCACGAGGGGGCCGACCTCGGGCTGGCCTTCGACGGCGACGCCGACCGCTGCTTCGTGGTCGACGAGCGCGGCGAGGCGGTGAGCCCCAGCGTCCTCACCGCGCTGATCGCGGCCCGCGAGCTGGCCAAGGAGCCCGGCGCGACGGTGATCCACAACCTCATCACCAGCCGCGCGGTCCCCGAGATCATCGCCGAGCAGGGTGGCCGGGCGGTCCGCACCCGCGTCGGGCACTCCTACATCAAGGCGACGATGGCCGAGACGGGGGCCGTCTTCGGCGGCGAGCACTCCGGCCACTTCTACTTCCGCGACTTCTGGCGCGCCGACTCCGGCATGCTGGCCGCTCTCCACGTGCTGGCCGCGCTGGCGGAGCAGGACGGGCCGTTGAGCGCCCTGCTCGCGGACTACTCCCGCTACCGCGCCAGCGGCGAGATCAACTCCACCGTCACCGACCAGGCCGGTGTGGTGGCACGGCTGGAGAAGGGGTACGCCGGGCAGCCCGGTGTCGAGGTCGACCACCTCGACGGGCTGACCGTGACGCACGACGACTGGTGGTTCAACGTCCGCCCGTCCAACACCGAGCCGCTGCTGCGGCTCAACGCCGAGGGCCGCGACGAGGCGACGATGACCGCCCTGCGCGACGAGGTCCTCACGACGATCAGGAGTGCACCGTGACCGGCAACCCCACCCTCGACCCGGCGCTGCTCGAGCTCGTCCGCTGCCCGCAGTGCCACGGCACGTTGCAGGTCGACGGGGCGGCCGGGGCCGGCGATCCGGCCGACGAGGGCGGGCTCGTCTGCACCGCCTGCTCCCTGCGCTACCCGGTCCGCGGCGGGGTGCCCGTGCTCCTCGTCGACGACGCGGTCCCGTGGAACGCCGAGGCGGTGCGGCCGTGAACGAGGTCTTCGACGAGACGCGCCTGGACGATGAGGCCGCGCTCGAGCAGGCCGACCAGGTGCTGCGCCCGCTGGCCGAGGCCGGCGCCCGGGTGCGGCGCGAGTCGGTGGAGGCCGCCGAGGCGCTCGCCGCGGCGGTCGAGCAGATCAAGGACGACCAGCCACGCGCCGTCGTCGCGGCGGGGCCCGACTCGCGTCTGCTGCGCGCGGTGCTCGAGCCGCACTGCCCCGTCCCCTTCGTGGCGTGGCCCGGACCGGGGCTCCCGGGCTGGGCCGGCTCGCTCGACCTCGTCGTGATGCTCGCGCCGGGCGGCGAGGACCCCGGCAGCGCCGCGACCGTCGCCGAGGCCGTGCGCCGCGGTGCCCAGGTCGTCGTCGGCTGCCCGCCGGACTCGCTGGTGGCACGGCACGCCGAGGGCCGGCACGCGACCGTCCTCCCGGCGCGCAGCCACGACCAGCTCGCCACCGCCGTGGTCGTCCTCGAGCTGCTCTCGCAGGTCGGGCTCGGCCCCGAGACCGTCCCCGACGAGGTGGCCGACGCGCTGGACCAGGTCGCGGTCGCGTGCTCGCCCCACCGGGACCTGACGGTCAACCCGGCCAAGGCCCTGGCCATCGCGTTCGCCGACTGCCTGCCGGTGGTGTGGGGCGGGTCGGTCCTCGCCGCCCGTGCGGCTCGCCGGGTCTCGGAGTCGATGCGCCGGGCCAGCGGACGGTCCGCGCTGGCCGGCGACGCCGAGCACCTGTTCCCGGTGCTCGCGGCGGCTGCCGCGCGCGACCTGTTCGACGACCCCTTCGCCGACGGGCACGACGGCGCGGTCCGCGAGCCCAGCCCCGCGCTGCTGGTGCTCGACGACGGCTCGCAGGAGCCCGGCGTGGTCGAGGGCAGGCGTCGCCTGACCGAGGTGGCCGACGAGCGCGACCTGCGGGTCGAGGTGCTCACCGCCGCCACCGGGACGGACCTGGCGCGCTACGCCTCGCTGCTGGGGCAGGGCCGCTACGCCGCGGCGTACCTCGGCATCGGGCTGGGCCGGCGGCTCTTCTGAGCCCACGTCGGGTCAGCAGCCTGCCGATCCGTCGGCGGGTGGCAGCCGAACCACCCGAGGGTCGGGCCCCGGGGAGGCCGGGGCCTCGCCGTTAGGATTGCTCCGATACGCCACTCATCGAGGAGAACAATGGACTTCAAGGTCGCTGACCTGACCCTGGCCGACTACGGGCGCACCGAGATCGAGCTCGCCCAGCACGAGATGCCAGGGCTGATGGCGATGCGGGAGCGTTACGGCGACAGCAGGCCGCTGGCGGGCGCGCGCATCGCCGGGTCGCTGCACATGACGATCCAGACCGCCGTCCTCATCGAGACGCTGACCGCGCTGGGCGCCGAGGTCCGCTGGGCCTCCTGCAACATCTTCTCCACCCAGGACCACGCCGCGGCCGCGGTCGCCGTAGGCCCCGAGGGCACCGTCGACGCCCCGGCCGGCGTGCCGGTCTTCGCGTGGAAGGGCGAGAGCCTCGAGGAGTACTGGTGGTGCACCCAGCAGATCCTGCGCTGGCCCGACGGCAAGCACGCCAACATGATCCTCGACGACGGTGGCGACGCGACGCTGCTGGTGCACCTCGGTGTCCAGAGCGAGAAGGAGGGCGTCGCGCCCGACCCCGCCACCGCAACGAGCGGCGAGCAGCGCGTCGTCTTCGAGGTGCTCAACAAGACCCTCGCCGAGGACCCGACCCTGTGGACCGGCATCGCCAACGAGATCAAGGGCGTGACCGAGGAGACCACCACCGGCGTCATGCGTCTCTACGAGATGCTGCGTGACGGCAAGCTGCTCTTCCCGGGCATCAACGTCAACGACTCGGTCACCAAGAGCAAGTTCGACAACAAGTACGGCTGCCGCCACTCGCTGATCGACGGGCTCAACCGCGCCACCGACGTCCTCATGGGCGGCAAGGTCGCGGTCGTCTGTGGCTACGGCGACGTCGGCAAGGGCTGCGCGGAGTCGCTGCGCGGCCAGGGCGCCCGCGTGATCGTCACCGAGATCGACCCGATCTGCGCGCTCCAGGCCGCGATGGACGGCTACCAGGTCGCCACGCTGGAGTCCGTGCTCGGCGACGCCGACTTCGTCATCACCGCGACCGGCAACCGCGACGTGGTCACCGCCGAGCAGATGAGCCGCATGAAGCACAACGCGATCGTCGCCAACATCGGGCACTTCGACAACGAGATCGACATGGCCGGCCTCGAGCAGTGGGACGGCGTGGTCCGCAAGAACGTCAAGCCGCAGGTCGACCTGTGGACGTTCCCGTCGGGCAACGCCGTCATCGTCCTGTCCGAGGGTCGCCTGATGAACCTCGGCAACGCGACCGGCCACCCCTCGTTCGTGATGTCCAACTCGTTCACCAACCAGGTCCTGGCGCAGATCGAGCTGTTCACCAAGACCGAGGACTACCCGGTCGGCGTCTACACGCTGCCCAAGCACCTCGACGAGGAGGTCGCACGCCTGCACCTGGGAGCGCTCGGCGTCGAGCTCACCGAGCTCACCGACCAGCAGGCCGGCTACCTCGGGGTCGACAAGCAGGGTCCCTACAAGTCCGACCACTACCGTTACTGATCGACCGAGCCGACCTGCCATGGCCGCGTCGTCCACCGAACCAGCCAGCCCGGGCCTTCCGCCCAAGGGCCGCGTGCTGGTCGTCGACGACGACGTGGCCCTGGCGGAGATGCTCTCGATCGTCCTGCGCAACGAGGGCTTCGAGTCGCGGGTGGTCAACCGCGGTGACCAGGTGCTGCCCGTGCTGCGCGACTACCGTCCCGACCTGGTGCTGCTCGACCTGATGCTGCCGGGCAAGGACGGCATCGACGTGTGCCGGGAGATCCGCGCCGAGTCGGGGGTCTCGATCGTGATGCTCACGGCCAAGAA
This genomic window from Nocardioides marmoribigeumensis contains:
- a CDS encoding WhiB family transcriptional regulator — its product is MRELFLVEETETDELSWQERALCAQTDPEAFFPEKGGSTREAKRVCLTCEVRNDCLEYALGNDERFGIWGGMSERERRKLKRRAV
- a CDS encoding metallopeptidase family protein codes for the protein MSPDGREESGRVDGARPRRGSGRDRRGRGMRGPAVLPGPLTPRGGPRRPSRRDRFDSQVLEVVEALEERWPEDLGSLELAVEEAPVLPEGWDESTVPLASVVRRGDTVRLVVFRRPIELRAATPEDLAALVLTVVVEQVAELLGRSPHEVDPRYDDPDDD
- a CDS encoding DUF3499 domain-containing protein translates to MSPVRRCSRTACRRPAVATLTYVYGDQTAVLGPLATYAEPHAYDLCDEHSDRLSAPRGWEVLRLAPDPDALGPSTDDLLALADAVREAARPVRPVEPPAPPSEIGRRGHLQVLRGERGGERDSGGHSSSGQQ
- a CDS encoding phosphomannomutase/phosphoglucomutase yields the protein MSGTRPTTDPANLDQVIKAYDVRGTVPDQVDEELARSVGRAFVEVTGAATTGVVVGHDMRPSSPGLAQAFAEGASHAGADVTMIGLASTDQLYFASGHLGLPGAMFTASHNPAQYNGIKLCRAGAAPVGRDTGLARVRDLVAAGEAPPGATPGRVEQRDVLEDYAAHLRSLAPVTGRRLRVVVDAGNGMAGHTAPAVLGPLDLHVVELYYELDGTFPHHEANPIEPDNLRDLQAAVLHEGADLGLAFDGDADRCFVVDERGEAVSPSVLTALIAARELAKEPGATVIHNLITSRAVPEIIAEQGGRAVRTRVGHSYIKATMAETGAVFGGEHSGHFYFRDFWRADSGMLAALHVLAALAEQDGPLSALLADYSRYRASGEINSTVTDQAGVVARLEKGYAGQPGVEVDHLDGLTVTHDDWWFNVRPSNTEPLLRLNAEGRDEATMTALRDEVLTTIRSAP
- a CDS encoding Trm112 family protein produces the protein MTGNPTLDPALLELVRCPQCHGTLQVDGAAGAGDPADEGGLVCTACSLRYPVRGGVPVLLVDDAVPWNAEAVRP
- a CDS encoding SIS domain-containing protein, which produces MNEVFDETRLDDEAALEQADQVLRPLAEAGARVRRESVEAAEALAAAVEQIKDDQPRAVVAAGPDSRLLRAVLEPHCPVPFVAWPGPGLPGWAGSLDLVVMLAPGGEDPGSAATVAEAVRRGAQVVVGCPPDSLVARHAEGRHATVLPARSHDQLATAVVVLELLSQVGLGPETVPDEVADALDQVAVACSPHRDLTVNPAKALAIAFADCLPVVWGGSVLAARAARRVSESMRRASGRSALAGDAEHLFPVLAAAAARDLFDDPFADGHDGAVREPSPALLVLDDGSQEPGVVEGRRRLTEVADERDLRVEVLTAATGTDLARYASLLGQGRYAAAYLGIGLGRRLF
- the ahcY gene encoding adenosylhomocysteinase, with translation MDFKVADLTLADYGRTEIELAQHEMPGLMAMRERYGDSRPLAGARIAGSLHMTIQTAVLIETLTALGAEVRWASCNIFSTQDHAAAAVAVGPEGTVDAPAGVPVFAWKGESLEEYWWCTQQILRWPDGKHANMILDDGGDATLLVHLGVQSEKEGVAPDPATATSGEQRVVFEVLNKTLAEDPTLWTGIANEIKGVTEETTTGVMRLYEMLRDGKLLFPGINVNDSVTKSKFDNKYGCRHSLIDGLNRATDVLMGGKVAVVCGYGDVGKGCAESLRGQGARVIVTEIDPICALQAAMDGYQVATLESVLGDADFVITATGNRDVVTAEQMSRMKHNAIVANIGHFDNEIDMAGLEQWDGVVRKNVKPQVDLWTFPSGNAVIVLSEGRLMNLGNATGHPSFVMSNSFTNQVLAQIELFTKTEDYPVGVYTLPKHLDEEVARLHLGALGVELTELTDQQAGYLGVDKQGPYKSDHYRY